The following are encoded together in the Paludisphaera mucosa genome:
- a CDS encoding TolC family protein, with product MTGRLARIWLLAAAMASDPSRCDARRPDDVDGPARPAPAPTAAEIDAFPSSVSPSIARFMERHGDEVPPAPPAGAAVSLGRPPQDAAAASPPDASAEQEAEPASPPPELPSPSAYAAGAIESLALKPAPFDPGDQRFPINLAAALRLADARPLIVAAAQAGVWVSEAQLTRAKVVWVPTALIGFDYTRHDGGGPDFNKGIMTAPSANYFMGGAGLNLYVNVTDAVFQPLVARRVLDSSQWNVQAAKNDALMQTADAYFRVHQYRGTYAGALYTLERGRDLIAKVEELSRELVPKDEVARARNVVADLEQRSVLARQEWRVAGADLTQVLRLDPRAVVEPLEHDHAQITLIDPGRTLDDLMPVALANRPELASRRALVQAAETRVDREKWRPALPMLSVNGFQHPGFTLQAGIFGLGPNASMDQWRGRSDVTLQVVWQLEQFGLGNLAKIKQQRGLESRALIDFRRAQDGVAADVTRARARVQSAAARVLQADRALRTGIVAFNGHLEGLKQTRRLGDVLVLTFRPQEAVYSLDLLSVAFNEYYATVAEYNRAQFDLFHALGYPAREIAQLRNPGDAVAVDTERPAYLPRVGHGPPPATR from the coding sequence ATGACAGGACGCCTCGCCCGAATCTGGCTGCTCGCCGCCGCAATGGCGTCGGACCCGTCGCGCTGCGACGCCCGACGGCCGGACGACGTCGACGGGCCGGCGCGCCCCGCCCCCGCGCCCACGGCCGCGGAGATCGACGCGTTCCCGTCCTCGGTCTCCCCCTCGATCGCCCGGTTCATGGAACGGCACGGCGACGAGGTCCCGCCGGCGCCCCCGGCCGGCGCGGCCGTCTCGCTCGGCCGGCCCCCCCAGGACGCCGCGGCCGCGAGCCCGCCCGACGCCTCGGCGGAGCAGGAGGCCGAACCCGCGTCGCCGCCGCCGGAGCTGCCGTCGCCCTCGGCCTACGCCGCCGGCGCGATCGAGAGCCTGGCGCTCAAGCCGGCCCCGTTCGACCCGGGCGACCAGCGGTTCCCGATCAACCTGGCCGCGGCGCTGCGGCTGGCCGACGCCCGTCCCCTCATCGTCGCCGCCGCACAGGCCGGCGTCTGGGTCTCCGAGGCCCAGCTCACCCGCGCCAAGGTCGTCTGGGTGCCGACGGCCCTGATCGGCTTCGACTACACCCGCCACGACGGCGGCGGGCCCGACTTCAACAAGGGGATCATGACCGCCCCGAGCGCCAATTACTTCATGGGGGGCGCCGGGCTCAATTTGTACGTCAACGTGACCGACGCCGTCTTCCAGCCCCTGGTCGCCCGCCGGGTGCTCGACTCGTCGCAATGGAACGTCCAGGCCGCCAAGAACGACGCCCTGATGCAGACGGCCGACGCCTACTTCCGCGTCCACCAGTACCGCGGCACCTACGCCGGGGCCCTCTACACCCTCGAACGGGGCCGCGACCTGATCGCCAAGGTCGAGGAGCTGAGCCGCGAACTGGTCCCCAAGGACGAGGTCGCCCGGGCCCGCAACGTGGTCGCCGACCTCGAACAGCGCTCGGTCCTCGCCCGCCAGGAGTGGCGGGTGGCGGGTGCGGACCTGACGCAGGTGCTGCGGCTGGACCCCCGCGCCGTCGTCGAGCCGCTCGAGCACGACCACGCCCAGATCACCCTGATCGACCCCGGGCGGACGCTCGACGACCTGATGCCCGTCGCCCTCGCCAACCGCCCCGAGCTGGCCTCGCGGCGGGCTCTGGTGCAGGCCGCGGAGACGCGGGTCGACCGCGAGAAATGGCGGCCCGCCCTGCCGATGCTCTCGGTCAACGGCTTCCAGCATCCCGGCTTCACGCTCCAGGCGGGGATCTTCGGCCTGGGCCCCAACGCCAGCATGGACCAGTGGCGGGGCCGGTCCGACGTGACCCTGCAGGTGGTCTGGCAGCTCGAGCAGTTCGGGCTCGGCAACCTCGCCAAGATCAAGCAGCAGCGCGGGCTCGAATCGCGGGCCCTGATCGACTTCCGCAGGGCCCAGGACGGGGTCGCGGCGGACGTGACGCGGGCCCGGGCGCGGGTGCAGTCGGCCGCCGCCCGCGTCCTCCAGGCCGACCGCGCCCTGCGAACCGGCATCGTCGCGTTCAACGGCCACCTGGAGGGCCTGAAGCAGACCCGGCGGCTGGGGGACGTCCTCGTGCTGACGTTCCGGCCCCAGGAGGCGGTCTACTCGCTCGACCTGCTCAGCGTCGCCTTCAACGAGTACTACGCGACGGTCGCCGAGTACAACCGGGCGCAGTTCGACCTCTTCCACGCCCTGGGCTACCCGGCGCGCGAGATCGCCCAGCTCCGCAACCCCGGCGACGCCGTCGCCGTGGACACGGAACGGCCGGCCTATCTCCCCCGCGTCGGCCACGGGCCTCCTCCGGCGACTCGTTAA
- a CDS encoding SRPBCC family protein: MAESRFVYVTYIRTTPEKLWQALREPEFTRKYWAETWQESEWKPDASWRIMLPDGRVADSGEVVAIEPGRRLVLTWRNEFKPELHEEGYSRLTYELEQVGDAVKLTLIHEIDRDDSKLIGVTSTGWPAILASLKSLLETGEPLEMTRRWRAES; the protein is encoded by the coding sequence ATGGCTGAATCGCGGTTCGTCTACGTCACCTACATCCGCACTACGCCCGAGAAGCTCTGGCAGGCGCTCCGCGAACCGGAGTTCACCCGGAAGTATTGGGCCGAAACCTGGCAGGAGTCCGAGTGGAAGCCGGACGCGTCGTGGCGGATCATGCTGCCCGACGGCCGCGTCGCCGACAGCGGCGAGGTCGTCGCGATCGAGCCCGGCCGGCGGCTCGTCCTGACCTGGCGCAACGAGTTCAAGCCCGAGCTGCACGAGGAAGGCTACTCGCGCCTGACCTACGAACTCGAACAGGTCGGCGACGCGGTGAAGCTGACCCTGATCCACGAGATCGACCGCGACGACTCGAAGCTCATCGGGGTCACGTCGACCGGCTGGCCGGCGATCCTGGCCAGCCTCAAGAGCCTCCTCGAAACCGGCGAGCCCTTGGAGATGACCCGCCGCTGGCGGGCGGAGAGCTGA
- a CDS encoding AI-2E family transporter, translated as MNHTLPPPAPLPRDEFTRRVWIVAGAVLAVATAGAALVMASSVFLLLFAAVLLAILLRTAADAVARWTGLGPKWAFAVLLIVLALAAGGLTYLVGATAADQFSKLNEELPRSITRVRAYLQGSTWGREVLRWAPAAQDAVTDQPQAAASHVAEVFSTTFGAAGDLVVLLFVTLYLAASPTMYVDGLVRLVPPAGRPRAREVLAAVGERLKGWMLGQMVAMATVGLISGVGLWLVGVPQFLVLGLVAGILTAIPYVGPIVGALIGVLAALTQGPDKALWALLVFTVAESLEGYVITPLVQQRMSELPPVLTLVAIAVAGALFGVVGLIVAAPLAVALQTAVEELYVQDVLEDRDPDAAA; from the coding sequence ATGAACCACACCCTCCCCCCCCCCGCCCCCCTCCCGCGCGACGAGTTCACCCGGCGCGTCTGGATCGTCGCCGGGGCCGTCCTCGCGGTCGCGACGGCCGGGGCGGCGCTCGTCATGGCGTCGTCGGTCTTCCTGCTCCTCTTCGCGGCGGTCCTGCTGGCGATCCTCCTGCGCACGGCGGCCGACGCCGTCGCCCGCTGGACGGGCCTGGGGCCGAAGTGGGCCTTCGCGGTCCTGCTGATCGTCCTGGCGCTGGCGGCCGGCGGCCTGACCTACCTCGTGGGCGCGACGGCGGCCGACCAGTTCTCGAAGCTGAACGAGGAGCTGCCCCGGTCGATCACGCGGGTCCGGGCCTATCTGCAGGGGTCCACCTGGGGCCGCGAGGTCCTGCGATGGGCGCCCGCGGCCCAGGACGCCGTGACCGACCAGCCCCAGGCCGCGGCCTCGCACGTCGCCGAGGTCTTCTCGACGACCTTCGGCGCGGCCGGCGACCTGGTGGTGCTGCTCTTCGTGACCCTCTACCTGGCCGCCTCGCCCACGATGTACGTCGACGGCCTGGTCCGGCTCGTCCCGCCCGCCGGCCGGCCCCGGGCCCGAGAGGTCCTCGCGGCCGTCGGAGAGCGGCTGAAGGGCTGGATGCTCGGCCAGATGGTGGCCATGGCGACGGTCGGCCTGATCTCCGGCGTCGGCCTCTGGCTCGTCGGCGTGCCCCAGTTCCTGGTCCTCGGCCTGGTCGCCGGCATCCTCACCGCGATCCCCTACGTCGGGCCGATCGTGGGCGCGCTGATCGGCGTGCTCGCCGCGCTGACGCAGGGCCCCGACAAGGCCCTGTGGGCCCTGCTCGTCTTCACCGTGGCCGAGTCGCTGGAGGGCTATGTGATCACCCCGCTGGTCCAGCAGCGGATGTCCGAACTGCCGCCCGTCCTGACCCTGGTCGCGATCGCGGTGGCCGGCGCCCTCTTCGGCGTCGTCGGACTGATCGTCGCCGCCCCCCTCGCCGTCGCCCTCCAGACGGCCGTCGAGGAACTCTACGTCCAGGACGTCCTCGAAGACCGCGACCCGGACGCGGCCGCCTGA
- a CDS encoding fasciclin domain-containing protein — translation MIKSWCLFVGLAAAAASAAPAHAEDHKSDIVDTAVAAGSFKTLAAALKAADLVDVLKGEGPYTVFAPTDAAFKKLPEGTVEALLKDKAKLKAVLTYHVVKGKVKAADVVKLKSAKTVQGQTVAVDAADGVKINDAKVTKADIECSNGVIHVIDAVLIPHDKD, via the coding sequence ATGATCAAGAGCTGGTGCCTGTTCGTCGGCCTCGCCGCCGCCGCGGCGTCCGCCGCCCCCGCGCACGCCGAAGACCACAAGTCGGATATCGTCGATACCGCGGTCGCGGCCGGCTCGTTCAAGACCCTCGCCGCCGCGCTCAAGGCGGCCGACCTGGTCGACGTGCTGAAGGGCGAAGGGCCGTACACCGTCTTCGCGCCGACCGACGCGGCCTTCAAGAAGCTGCCCGAGGGGACGGTCGAAGCCCTCCTCAAGGACAAGGCCAAGCTGAAGGCCGTGCTGACCTATCACGTCGTGAAGGGCAAGGTCAAGGCCGCGGACGTGGTGAAGCTGAAGTCGGCCAAGACGGTCCAGGGCCAGACGGTCGCCGTCGACGCCGCCGACGGCGTGAAGATCAACGACGCGAAGGTCACCAAGGCCGACATCGAGTGCTCCAACGGCGTGATCCACGTGATCGACGCCGTCCTGATCCCGCACGACAAAGACTGA
- a CDS encoding efflux RND transporter periplasmic adaptor subunit has translation MPPATRPSIPRRIAGRILVATWLAAAATAGCGREEASRYTSVARPQVVRLTRPESRKIVRVVGQPSFIESYERTSIYPKLTGYIEKWNVDIGDRVKKGDVLATLFVPELVEDFGTKKATVKLDEERVELALKLVQVAEADVQAAEAGLKESEAILGKYQSEVDRWDTEVKRLDREVKRGVVDPQILLESTNQLKSNAAARDAARATIEKSRADVLSRQASLAKAKVDVGVARADLGVAQSEQKRIEAWVGYITLTSPYDGVIVTRNANTGDFVNPSAGDPTALQRSPNLSPNGAAAPIYTVDRTDVVRVFVDVPEQDANFVQVGTKATVLARAFRDRPIPGAVTRTSWALNIKSRTLRAEVDLPNTDSQLLPGMYAYARIIIERPAAMSLPAAALVTSGDSTYCWTYRDGHAVRAEVRTGVNDGDWYEVTNLQASAEPDSKTDEGWKPVDGSEQIILGDLSILADGAAVEVAPEEAKAAPAKVAESPIGEGRR, from the coding sequence ATGCCCCCCGCCACCCGGCCCTCGATCCCGCGTCGCATCGCCGGCCGCATCCTCGTCGCGACGTGGCTCGCGGCGGCGGCGACGGCGGGCTGCGGCCGCGAGGAGGCGAGCCGATACACCAGCGTCGCCCGGCCGCAGGTCGTCCGCCTGACGAGGCCGGAGAGCCGCAAGATCGTCCGCGTCGTCGGCCAGCCGAGCTTCATCGAGAGCTACGAGCGGACCTCGATCTACCCGAAGCTCACCGGCTACATCGAGAAGTGGAACGTCGACATCGGCGACAGGGTCAAGAAGGGGGACGTGCTCGCCACGCTCTTCGTCCCCGAACTGGTCGAGGACTTCGGGACCAAGAAGGCGACCGTCAAGCTCGACGAGGAGCGCGTCGAGCTGGCCCTGAAGCTCGTGCAGGTCGCCGAGGCCGACGTCCAGGCGGCCGAGGCGGGGCTCAAGGAGTCGGAGGCGATCCTGGGCAAGTACCAGTCCGAGGTCGACCGCTGGGACACCGAGGTCAAGCGGCTCGACCGCGAGGTCAAGCGCGGGGTCGTCGACCCCCAGATCCTCCTGGAGTCGACCAACCAGCTCAAGTCCAACGCCGCCGCCCGCGACGCGGCCCGGGCGACGATCGAGAAGTCGCGCGCCGACGTGCTCTCGCGCCAGGCCTCGCTGGCCAAGGCCAAGGTGGACGTCGGCGTCGCCCGCGCCGACCTGGGCGTGGCCCAGAGCGAGCAGAAGCGGATCGAGGCGTGGGTCGGCTACATCACGCTGACGTCCCCGTACGACGGCGTGATCGTCACTCGCAACGCCAACACGGGCGACTTCGTCAACCCGTCCGCCGGCGACCCCACGGCCCTCCAGCGCTCGCCGAACCTCTCGCCCAACGGGGCCGCGGCGCCCATCTACACGGTGGACCGGACCGACGTCGTGCGCGTCTTCGTCGACGTCCCCGAGCAGGACGCGAACTTCGTGCAGGTGGGGACCAAGGCCACCGTGCTGGCCCGGGCCTTCCGCGACCGGCCGATCCCCGGGGCCGTCACGCGGACCTCCTGGGCGCTCAACATCAAGAGCCGGACCCTCCGCGCCGAGGTCGACCTGCCGAACACCGACAGCCAACTGCTCCCCGGGATGTACGCCTACGCCAGGATCATCATCGAGCGGCCCGCCGCCATGTCGCTGCCGGCCGCGGCCCTGGTCACCAGCGGGGACAGCACCTATTGCTGGACCTACCGCGACGGCCACGCGGTCCGCGCCGAGGTCCGGACGGGCGTGAACGACGGCGACTGGTACGAGGTCACCAACCTGCAGGCGTCGGCCGAGCCCGACTCGAAGACCGACGAGGGCTGGAAGCCGGTCGACGGCTCGGAGCAGATCATCCTCGGCGACCTGTCGATCCTGGCCGACGGCGCCGCGGTGGAAGTCGCCCCCGAAGAGGCCAAGGCCGCGCCCGCCAAGGTGGCCGAAAGCCCGATCGGCGAGGGCCGACGCTGA
- a CDS encoding ArsR/SmtB family transcription factor, producing MEADPDKVFKALADPGRRLLLDRLHAENGQTLGQLCERMVMTRQAVTKHLKVLEEASLVVPIRRGREKLHYLNPVPIHEIAERWIGKFDRGPLRALADLKKALEGGTDG from the coding sequence ATGGAAGCCGACCCCGACAAGGTCTTCAAGGCGCTGGCCGACCCCGGCCGGCGGCTCTTGCTCGATCGCCTGCACGCGGAGAACGGGCAGACGCTGGGCCAGCTCTGCGAGCGTATGGTGATGACCCGGCAGGCCGTGACGAAGCACCTCAAGGTGCTGGAGGAAGCGTCGCTGGTCGTCCCGATCCGTCGGGGTCGCGAGAAGCTGCACTACCTGAACCCGGTGCCGATCCACGAGATCGCCGAGCGCTGGATCGGCAAGTTCGATCGGGGGCCGTTGCGCGCGCTCGCCGACCTCAAGAAGGCGCTGGAAGGAGGGACCGATGGCTGA
- a CDS encoding TolC family protein, which produces MERTARMRRAAAALLVAWGCSERAWAQEPAAPPAAPAAADREAADDGDLPSALPAAAATPEDDGTSALATGLDVKPAPFNPGDRRFPINLAAALRLADARPLIVAAAQAGVWVSEAELTRAKLLWVPTLNIGFDYVRHDGGGPDFNKGIMTAPSVNFFYGGGGLTGTLYTADAIFQPLAARQVLNAAHWNIQAAKNDALLQTSDAYFRVHQYRGTYAGALYSVRRGRELVGRIQDLSRDLVPKVEIDRARNMLADLEQKAVLAQQEWRVAGADLTQVLRLDPRAVVEPLEHDHAQITLIDPGRTLDDLMPVALVNRPELAAHQALVQAAVLQIRAQKWSPLIPTFRLNGFQTPSELIQAGIFGLGPNASMNQWRGRADVSIQSLWELEALGLGNLARIKEARGRESQAIIEFYMNQDAVAADVTRARARVQSAAARVLQADRSMRTAVITFNGNYEGLRQTTRLGDVLVLVNRPQEAVFALQLLMVAFDEYFATVAEYNRAQFELFHALGYPARELTVLRSPGDAAPVDTSRPDYLPPVGVGPPPATR; this is translated from the coding sequence ATGGAACGGACCGCAAGGATGCGGAGGGCGGCGGCGGCCCTGCTGGTCGCCTGGGGCTGCTCGGAGCGGGCGTGGGCCCAGGAGCCCGCGGCGCCCCCGGCCGCGCCCGCCGCGGCCGATCGCGAGGCGGCGGACGACGGCGACCTGCCGTCGGCGCTGCCCGCCGCGGCCGCGACCCCCGAAGACGACGGCACGTCCGCGCTGGCGACCGGGCTCGACGTCAAGCCGGCGCCGTTCAACCCGGGCGATCGGCGGTTCCCGATCAACCTGGCCGCGGCGCTGCGGCTCGCCGACGCCCGCCCCCTCATCGTCGCCGCCGCCCAGGCCGGCGTCTGGGTCTCCGAGGCCGAGCTCACCCGCGCCAAGCTGCTCTGGGTCCCCACGCTGAACATCGGCTTCGACTACGTCCGGCACGACGGCGGCGGCCCCGACTTCAACAAGGGGATCATGACCGCCCCCAGCGTCAACTTCTTCTACGGCGGCGGCGGCCTGACCGGCACCCTCTACACGGCCGACGCCATCTTCCAGCCGCTGGCCGCGCGTCAGGTCCTGAACGCCGCGCACTGGAACATCCAGGCCGCCAAGAACGACGCCCTGCTGCAGACCTCGGACGCCTACTTCCGCGTCCACCAGTACCGCGGGACCTACGCCGGCGCCCTCTACTCGGTCCGCCGCGGCCGCGAGCTCGTCGGCCGCATCCAGGACCTGAGCCGCGATCTGGTCCCCAAGGTCGAGATCGACCGCGCCCGCAACATGCTGGCCGACCTGGAGCAGAAGGCCGTCCTGGCGCAGCAGGAGTGGCGGGTGGCGGGTGCGGACCTGACGCAGGTGCTGCGGCTGGATCCCCGCGCCGTCGTCGAGCCGCTGGAGCACGACCACGCCCAGATCACGCTGATCGACCCGGGGCGGACGCTCGACGACCTGATGCCGGTCGCCCTCGTCAACCGCCCCGAGCTGGCCGCGCATCAGGCGCTCGTCCAGGCGGCCGTGCTGCAGATCCGCGCCCAGAAGTGGAGCCCGCTGATCCCGACGTTCCGGCTCAACGGCTTCCAGACCCCGTCCGAGCTGATCCAGGCGGGGATCTTCGGCCTGGGGCCCAACGCCAGCATGAACCAGTGGCGGGGCCGGGCCGACGTCAGCATCCAGTCGCTCTGGGAGCTGGAGGCGCTCGGCCTCGGCAACCTCGCCCGCATCAAGGAGGCGCGGGGGCGGGAGTCGCAGGCGATCATCGAGTTCTACATGAATCAGGACGCCGTCGCGGCGGACGTGACGCGGGCCCGGGCGCGGGTGCAGTCGGCCGCCGCCCGCGTCCTCCAGGCCGACCGTTCCATGCGGACGGCCGTCATCACCTTCAACGGCAATTACGAGGGGCTGCGGCAGACGACCCGCCTGGGGGACGTCCTGGTCCTGGTCAACCGGCCCCAGGAGGCGGTCTTCGCGCTGCAGCTCTTGATGGTCGCCTTCGACGAGTACTTCGCGACGGTCGCCGAGTACAACCGGGCGCAGTTCGAGCTGTTCCACGCCCTGGGCTACCCGGCCCGCGAGCTGACCGTGCTCCGCAGCCCCGGCGACGCGGCCCCGGTCGACACGTCCCGGCCCGACTACCTGCCCCCGGTGGGCGTCGGGCCGCCCCCCGCGACCCGCTGA
- a CDS encoding helix-turn-helix transcriptional regulator, translated as MPPDAAGKISNRLRKLRFEHSEMTQQTLAERAGVTRQTIIALEAGKYTPSLLLAFRLARAFGKGVEEVFGYEEAANRPTATPIDDSMNK; from the coding sequence ATGCCTCCTGACGCCGCCGGCAAGATCAGCAACCGGCTCCGGAAGCTGCGCTTCGAGCACTCCGAGATGACCCAGCAGACGCTAGCCGAACGGGCCGGCGTGACCCGCCAGACGATCATCGCCCTGGAGGCCGGCAAGTACACGCCCTCGCTGCTGCTGGCCTTCCGCCTGGCCCGCGCGTTCGGCAAGGGCGTCGAGGAGGTCTTCGGGTACGAGGAGGCCGCGAACCGGCCCACCGCCACGCCGATCGATGATTCCATGAACAAGTAA
- a CDS encoding anti-sigma factor domain-containing protein yields the protein MSDDLSPIDRDRLRELLAEDAAFGLAPDDRAEVERLKAELGDGDVEEFERIVAALYVGLAPADEAPLPDRLRQICARQGRDALTSGAPPLRPLPEPHAPRRVGSPPWIAWGLAAACLLLALAAWLRPTPRDAAADLIRDREEILSARDVMTVSLKGVGPGAASSGELVWSSQRQRGFMRLTGVAVNDPKLKQYQLWIFDRAQDERYPIDGGVFDVRAPGVAILPIRAPIQVVEPYLFAVTEEKPGGVVVSRRDPIILLGDPAKPGP from the coding sequence ATGAGCGACGACCTGTCCCCGATCGACCGCGACCGCCTGCGGGAACTGCTCGCCGAGGACGCCGCGTTCGGCCTCGCGCCCGACGACCGGGCCGAGGTCGAGCGGCTCAAGGCGGAGTTGGGCGACGGCGACGTCGAGGAGTTCGAACGCATCGTCGCGGCGCTGTACGTCGGGCTCGCGCCGGCCGACGAGGCGCCCCTGCCGGATCGCCTCCGGCAGATCTGCGCCCGCCAGGGTCGAGACGCCCTGACCTCCGGGGCGCCGCCCCTCCGGCCTCTCCCCGAGCCTCACGCGCCGCGGCGGGTCGGCTCGCCGCCGTGGATCGCCTGGGGGCTCGCGGCCGCCTGCCTGCTGCTGGCCCTCGCGGCCTGGCTGCGACCGACGCCCCGGGACGCCGCCGCCGACCTGATCCGCGACCGCGAGGAGATCCTGAGCGCCCGCGACGTCATGACGGTGTCGCTGAAAGGCGTCGGCCCGGGCGCGGCGTCGAGCGGCGAGCTCGTCTGGAGCAGCCAGCGCCAGCGGGGGTTCATGCGACTCACGGGGGTCGCCGTGAACGACCCGAAGTTGAAGCAGTACCAGCTCTGGATCTTCGACCGGGCCCAGGACGAACGCTACCCGATCGACGGCGGCGTCTTCGACGTCCGCGCCCCGGGCGTGGCCATCCTCCCCATCCGCGCGCCCATCCAGGTCGTCGAGCCCTACCTCTTCGCCGTCACCGAGGAAAAGCCTGGCGGCGTCGTCGTCTCCCGCCGCGACCCGATCATCCTCCTGGGCGACCCGGCCAAGCCCGGGCCGTGA
- a CDS encoding RNA polymerase sigma factor, which produces MSDSLLRRVAAGDQSAIEEVLERYGGLVWSLARKLSADPADAEDGVQEAFIDVWRAAGRFDETLSSESAFVVMIARRRLIDRARKRGRSPKTSNLAADLVSEDLGQFDRLERDDDVARVTVALRSLRPEQQAVLRLAVYDGLTHTEIARVTGRPLGSVKTLVRRGLMQIRDLLRSVPGVDARGGSE; this is translated from the coding sequence ATGTCAGACTCACTGCTCCGCCGGGTCGCGGCGGGAGATCAATCTGCGATCGAAGAGGTGCTTGAACGCTACGGCGGCCTGGTCTGGTCCCTCGCGCGCAAGCTCTCGGCCGACCCGGCCGACGCCGAGGACGGCGTCCAGGAGGCGTTCATCGACGTCTGGCGCGCGGCCGGGCGGTTCGACGAGACGCTCTCGTCCGAGTCGGCGTTCGTCGTCATGATCGCCCGCAGGCGGCTGATCGACCGGGCCCGCAAGCGCGGCCGGTCGCCGAAGACCTCGAACCTCGCCGCGGATCTCGTCTCGGAAGACCTCGGCCAGTTCGATCGGCTCGAGCGCGACGACGACGTCGCCCGGGTGACGGTCGCCCTCCGGTCGCTCCGCCCGGAGCAGCAGGCCGTGCTCCGGCTCGCGGTCTACGACGGCCTCACCCACACCGAGATCGCGCGGGTCACCGGCCGCCCGCTGGGCTCGGTGAAGACGCTCGTCCGGCGCGGGCTCATGCAGATCCGGGATCTCCTCCGCTCGGTCCCCGGCGTCGACGCGAGAGGGGGCTCGGAATGA